The following nucleotide sequence is from Candidatus Obscuribacterales bacterium.
GAGATTTAAGACCTTCTTTCCCCTCCTTGGAGGGGTGCAGGGTGGGTTAGTCTGCGCAAACGTCCACCTGTATCCTTTTTGACCTCGATCAATCCAATCCCGAAGGGATAGAGGGTGTCTAGGTTTAAGGTTGTGGCCATATTGTATAATAGGCGAAAATCCTACTCCCGTATTCTCCCAGCTCAAAACTCCCGACTCCTAACTCACTCCCCCAGCTCCCAAATCGCCGTGGTCTTTGCCGGCACTTTAAGGGCCTCATTCAAATCGATAACCGAACCATCCAACACCGAACGGCCGGAGCTAAAGTGCTTAAGCACTTCCGCGAAGCGATCAGGGGAGAGGCTCTTTTCCTCGGTACTGCTGTTCATGATCACCATCACAGTTTGTTCATCGTGCACCCGGAAATAAACGTAGGTATCATTCTCCGGGATGAAATGAACGAGCTTACCTTCGTGAATTGCCTTGGCCCCTTTTCGCCAGTTGGTGAGGGACTTCACATAGTCAAAGATCTCATTCTCCTTATCGGTACGGCCTTCCTGGGTGAATACGGAACGGGTATCCTCCGGCCAGCCGCCCGGCATGGTTTGGCGCCAGCCTTCATCATCGCCGCCACGGTTTTCATGCGCCATCATCAGCTCGGTGCCATAATAAACCTGTGGCGTGCCGCGCGTAGTCATCAGGTAGGCATAAGCCATCTTGAAGTGCTTCTCATTCTTGCCCAGGTGTTCGAAAACACGACTCATATCATGATTATCTAAAAAG
It contains:
- a CDS encoding cyclomaltodextrinase C-terminal domain-containing protein translates to QLDKEGVDDGYQSNLPSLTDFQFAFKTRDAFNQNFGWDSGLSQLYYLLSQDFLYSDPMSNVTFLDNHDMSRVFEHLGKNEKHFKMAYAYLMTTRGTPQVYYGTELMMAHENRGGDDEGWRQTMPGGWPEDTRSVFTQEGRTDKENEIFDYVKSLTNWRKGAKAIHEGKLVHFIPENDTYVYFRVHDEQTVMVIMNSSTEEKSLSPDRFAEVLKHFSSGRSVLDGSVIDLNEALKVPAKTTAIWELGE